The sequence GTCGGCTGGGCCGGCGCCGCACCGGTCGGCTGGGCCGTGGGCTGCGCGGTCGGCTGGCTCCCCGGGCCCGGCTTGTAGGGCTTGGCCTTGAGGATCTTCTGCAGGTCCCAGAAGCCCTTCACCGCCGGGGAGACGACGTTCTGCTGGGCCCACTTGTCCCAGTCGTCGAAGTTCCACTTCTTCAGCTCGTCGGCCGTCGGCAGCTTGATCGGCGGCAGACCGCCCGGCTTGTCGGTGGCGCCCGCGGTGGCCGCGGCGGTCGTCCCACCGGGAGCGGCGGCGGTCTGGCCGCCGGCCGGGTCGCTGTTGTCCGGACCGCACGCGGTCGCGACGACCATCGTCAGAGCGACGACGGAGGCGCCCAGCGCGGCACGCGTCGCCCGGGATATCGATGACATGATGTTCGGTTCCCCCTGTGAATGCACACCACGGATGTGAGTACCCGCCACGGATCCAGCGGCGGACGGGCCGCGGGTGTGGCGGGTGTGGCAGGGGAGGAGTCTGCCATGCGCGGCGGACGGCATCCGGCCGTCGGCCGTTCCGGAGCGGCGCCGTCACCGGATCGGCACGCGATCGGCACCGGAATAACCGGTTGCACACCACCGGAGGCCTCCGTAGCGTGATCCCTGCCACCCGCCAGAACAGGAGAAGGCCGTTGCTCTACTGAGGTCCCGAGACACCGCCCCCGCCGCGCCGCAGCGACTTCGCTGCCCTTCCGCAGCCCCAGTGCTGCCCGCGCGGTCCGTGAGTGTGCGAGTGCCCGACCTCAGTGGTGAGCCGGCCCGGCGTCCCCCGTCGCTCTGACGACCCGAGCCCCGTCCCGGCCCCACCCCGGTCCCGCGCACACCCGCGGTGTCTCCCCGTGTCGTCCCACGATCACGTCCGGTGACCGGCCGCGTCCGGCAGACCCTCGGGAGGCCTCCATGGCACAACCCACCACCTCGCTCCTCTGCACCGACCTCTCCTTCGACTGGCCGGACGGCAGGCCCGTCCTCGACGGCTTCCACCTCGCCGTCGGCCCCGGCCGCACCGGACTGATCGGGCTCAACGGCGCGGGCAAGTCCACCCTGCTCCGGCTGCTCGCGGGCGAACTCACGCCCACCTCCGGCACCGTGAAGGTGGGCGGCGAGATCGGCTACCTCCCGCAGGGGCTCACCCTGGACACCGGCCTGCGGGTCGACGAGGCGCTCGGCGTCCGGGCCGCGCGCGAGGCCCTGCACGCCGTCGAGGCCGGATCCACCGACCAGCGCCACTTCGACGCGATCGGCGACGACTGGGACGTCGAGGAGCGCGCCCGCGCCCTGCTCGACCGGCTCGGCCTGCGCCGGCTCGGCCTCGACCGCACCACCGGCGAACTCTCCGGCGGCGAGGCCGTGCTGCTGCGGCTGGCCGCCCTGCTGCTGCGCCGCCCCGACGTGCTGCTGCTCGACGAGCCGACCAACAACCTCGACCGGGCGGCCCGTGAGCGGCTCTACGACACGGTGGCCGGCTGGGGCGGGGTGATGGTGATCGTCAGCCACGACCGTGAGCTGCTCCAGCACGTCGACCAGATCGCCGAACTGAGGGACGGTCAGGTCATCTGGTACGGGGGCAACTTCGCCGAGTACGAGCGCACCGTCGCCGCCCAGCAGGAGACCGCCGAGCGGCTGCTGCGCCACGCCGAGGCCGATGTCCAGCGCCAGAAGCGGGACTTGGTCGACGCCAGGACGAGGCTGGAGCGCAGCGCCAGCTACGGGAAGAAGCGCTCGGTCACCCGCAACGATCCGCACATCTTCGCCGGCAAGCTCAAACGCCAGGGCCAGGAGACCGCCGGCCGCCTCCAGGGCATGCACACCGAGCGGCTGGAGGAGGCCAGGCGCAAGCTCTCCGCGGCCGAGGAGGCCGTGCGGGACGATGCCGAGATCCGGATCGACCTGCCCCGTACCGCCGTTCCGGCCGGGCGCACCGTGCTCACCCTGGAGCGGGTGCGGCTGCCGAACGGCATCACCGCGGAGCTGGACCTCCGCGGGCCCGAGCGGATCGCCCTGGTCGGCCGCAACGGCGCGGGCAAGACCACGCTGCTGCGCACCGTCGCGGGCGAGCTCGCCCCGCTCTCCGGCACGATCACCGCCCCGGTGTCGCTCCGGCACCTGCCGCAGCGGCTGGACCTGCTGGACGAGAAGCTGACCGTGGTGGGCAACGTCAAGCTGTTCGCTCCGAACGCGGGGGACAACGCGATCCGGGCCCGGCTGGCCCGGTTCCTGTTCCGCGGCGGGCGGGCGGACCAGCCGGCCGGCACGCTCTCCGGCGGCGAGCGGTTCCGGGCCACCCTGGCCGCGCTGCTGCTGGCCGACCCGCCGCCGCAGCTGCTGCTGCTCGACGAGCCGACCAACAACCTCGACCTGGCCAGTGTGCGCCAGCTCACCCAGGCGCTCGCCGCCTACCGGGGTGCGCTGATCGTCGCCAGCCACGACCTGCCGTTCCTGCGCGGCCTCGGCATCACCCGCTGGCTGGAGCTGGACGGCGAGCTGAGGACGGTGGATCCGATGTGACGGTCAGCGGGGGGCGGCTGCGGCTCCGGCCCCGGCGGTTGCCGAGGCTCCGGTGGCGTCCGTGGCGTCCGTGGCGTCCGTGGCGTCCGTGGCGTCCGTAATGTCCGTGGTGTCCGTGGCGTCAGCGGTGTCCGTGGTGTCCGTCGCTCCGGTGCGCCCGGCGGAGAGGAGCCTGCGGGCCTCGGTCAGTGCCGAGTCGCGGCCCTGGCTCAGCTCCTCCGGGGTGAACACCGGGGTGCGGACGTTCGGCGGGACACCCGGTCCGTCGAAGGTGCTGCCGGAGCGGGTGAGGAACTTCTCGTTCGGCAGGACGGCCACGAGGTCGGCCGAGAGCGGCTTGAACATGACGTCGGAGAAGACGCCCTGGGTGTTCTCGCCGATCCGGACGGGTGCCGGCCGTCGCTCCGCCATCGCCTGGGTGAAGGTCTCGCCCGCGCTGACGGTCGAGCCGGCGGTCAGCAGGGCGACCGGTCCGGTGTACCGGGTGGAGCCGGCGGCGGGGCGGACCACGCTCGGCTGGGGCCGGGTGAACCTGCTCGGGTCGGCCGGGTCGTTGCGGGCCACCTTGCGGTAGGCCAGGAACGGCCGGTCGGTGAGCCGGGAGGCGATCCGCAGACCCAGCTGGTCCGAACCGCCGCCGTTCAGCCGGAGGTCGACCACCACGCCGTTCAGTCGCTCGGGGTGCGCCAGCAAGAGGTCCAGCGCCTTGTCCAGCTCGGCGGCGTGGTCCTGGTACGGGCCGTCGTCGACGTAGCCGTCGAAGGCGCTGACCCGCAGGTAGCCGATGCCGCCCGGGAGTTCGCCGACCCCGAGCAGGCCCCGGCCGAAGGTCTGCTCGGGGGCGAGGAGCTGGGCGGCCACCGCCCGGGCCGCCTGCTCCCGGACGTCGTCGGTGGGCTCCGCGGTGCCCGGGCGCAGCCCGCCGAAGACACCGTCGTACCCGCCGCCGGGGCGCTTGCGGCCCAGCGCGGTGTGCGCGTCGCCGAGCGGTTCCAGCAGGCCCACGATGATCTTCTGCAGGTCGTCGGTGCTGGTCCGCGAGGTGATGCCGGCCCGTGCCCGCGCGCCCTGCGCACGCCAGTCGACGCCCTTGGCGGCGAAGAAGGGGTAGTTCTCCTCGAAGGTCGCCCAGAACCGGTCGAAGGTCGCGAGCGCGTCCTGCGGGGCGGGCTGCCGGCACTGGGCCGGGAGCCCGGGCAACCGGGTGAAGTCCTTGGTGGAGGCGGCGCCGTCCTCCGAGTACACGGCCCGGTCGCGTCCCCGGGGCGTGAGCGAGGACGACGCGTACGCCTTGCCGGACTGGCCATACCGGACGGTGCCGTCACGTCCGGGCGCGCCGATCTGCGTGCCGGAGTAGAAGCCCGGGGTGCAGCTGATCCGGGTCACGTCGTAGGTGGTGAAGGTCGTTCCGCGGATCTCGACGATCATGCCGTAGCCGTCCGTCCGCCAGACGCCCTCCAGCCGGTCGACCCCCGGCCGCCTCGCGTCGCCGTCCCCGTCCGGCGCGGCGCCGACGGCACCCGCCGCGCCGACGGCACCCGCCGCGCCGACGGTCCCCGCCGTGACCGCGAGCGCGACCGCGGCGACCCCCGCCGCCCTGACCGCCCCCGCTGCCCCGGTCGCCCTGGTCGTCCGGCCCGCAGGCCTCCGCCGTCCGATACCCATGTCGTCCCCTGCCGTTCTCCGGTCCGGGCGTCCCCCCGCGGAGCCTCTCCGCCGTCCAGGGCCGACGGTACGGGCCCGACCGGTCCCGGCACGTCAACCTGCGGATCCGTCCCCACCTGTACCCCGGAGGTACGCCTCGGCGCACCCGGCTCCGACCTGCGGACCAGAGGCTCCCCGAGTGCTCTCGGGGTTGTCGGCTCAGTGTCCAACTCCTGTGGGCTCCAGTACCATCGGCGCCATGCCAGCACTCAGCATCGAGTACACGGAGCACGAACTCGCCGCCATCCGCGAGGCCGCCGCCGCCGACGGGAAGAGTGTCAAGGCGTACGTGCACGACTTGAGCGTGCGGGAGCAGCAGCGCCGGGTGTTCGTCTCCCACGCGGTGGCGTTCTGGAACGAGCACCGCGAGGAGTTCGACCGGGCCTTCCCGGAGGACGCGCCCGCCGCCTGAGCGGTGCCGTCACGGGAGGGGTGGCGCGATGTTGCTTCCGCGCGTCGATCTGCGCTGGCTGCTCGACATCCAGGAGCTGGCCTCGCCCGAGGACCTCAGCGTGCGCGACTACTCGGCACTCCAGGCGGCGGTCGCACGGCACCGGGTGAACACCGCTCAGCTCGGCCACGAGGCCGATCCGGCCTGGTGCGCCGCCACCCTGATGCACACCATCGTGCTGCTGCGCCCGCTGCCGCTGCGCAACAACCTCTTCGCCTGCATGGCGACGGCCGCGTACATGCACGCGGCGGGCGAGGGCGTCGATCCGCCGTACGGGGCGCTGGTCGAGCTGGCCCGGGACATCGTGGAGGGACGGGCGGACGTGTTCGCGGCGGCCGACCGGATCCGGTCCTGGCGGATCTGAGGCCCGATGCCGGGTCCGGCGCCGGACCGGGGTCGACACCGGCTCCGGAGCCGGCGTCCGCCCCGGAGTCGACGTCCGCCCCGGAGTCGACACCCGCCCCAGGGCCGACGCCCCGTCAGGCCCCGGTCGGGGTGGTGCCGTCGCGCCCCAGCCTGGTGCGGACCAGGGTGCCCAGCCGGTCCAGGCCGACCACGACGGCGGCCAGCGCCACGAACTCGACCGTCAGCAGGGCGATCTGCCCCCAGACGTAGCCGTACCCCTTCGTGGTCGGGTCGAAGAAGAAGTACGGGTACGGCAGCGGGTAGTTGGAGAACAGCGCGTTGCGGACGAGCACGAGCGCCGCGTAGCCGAGCGGGAAGGTCAGCCAGAGCGGGATGTCCCGCCAGGAGGAGGCGTTGCGGGGCCGGAACACCAGCCAGTCGACGATCACCAGTACCGGGGTGACGTAGTGCACGAAGAACGACGACCAGTGCTGGAGCTTGTCCGGCCCGTCGAACAGGCCGGGCAACGGGTTGGCGCCGTGCTCGAGCAGGATGTGCGAGACCAGTCCGGTGATCAGGATGTACAGGGTGGCGGCGCCGCGCAGCCGGGGCGCGGGCGCGTCGGTGGTCCCGCGCTTCAGCATCCAGTACACGGCGCCGATGAAGTAGCCGAGCACGATCACGTTGCTCTGGACGGTGAAGTACACCAGCGGCGCGGTCTGGAGGCTCAGGCCGAGGGCCGTCGAGAGCACGATGCCGGCGCGCCACCAGAGCGCCGGGCTGGTCCGGACTGACATGCGGCCACCAGTTCTTTTCGGGCGATACAGGAGGTATCGGACGTCGAAGGGGAAGATCGCACTCTACCTGTGGGTCCGGGGGAGCGGAAAAACGTTCCTCCACCTACCGGATTCCCTGTGGATGCCCCTGGGATATTCGGCCGACACCTCGGCGGGCGGCTCCGGACGCCGGGCTCAGCCCGGCAGGACGAAGCCCGACTCGTAGGCCGCGATGACCGCCTGGGTGCGGTCCCGCGCGCCGAGCTTGGCGAGTACGCCGGCCACGTGCGTCTTGATCGTCTCCTGGCTGAGCACGAGCTTCGCGGCGATCTCCCCGTTGCTCAGGCCCGCCGCCATCAGTCGCAGCACCTGGCCCTCACGCTCGGTCAGCCGCTCGATCGGCGTTCGCCGCTCGATCGGCGTGCGACCCCGGCCCGGGGCCGCAGCCCGGCCGGGCGCCGGACGGGCGTCCCGCGCGGACGGCGCCCCGTACCGGAGGGCGAGATCGCGGACGGCGGCCGGGAACAGCAGCGAGTCGCCGCGCGCGATCAGCCGCACCGCCTGCACCATCTCCTCCGCCCGGGCCCGCTTCAGCAGGAAGCCGGCCGCCCCCGCCCGCAGCGCGTCGTACACGTGGTCGTCGTGCTCGAAGGTGGTGACCACCAGGATCCGGGGCGGCTCGGCCATCCCGCCGATCAGCTGCTCGGTGGCCCGGATGCCGTCGATCCCGGGCATCCGGACGTCCATCAGCA comes from Streptomyces sp. TLI_053 and encodes:
- a CDS encoding ATP-binding cassette domain-containing protein codes for the protein MAQPTTSLLCTDLSFDWPDGRPVLDGFHLAVGPGRTGLIGLNGAGKSTLLRLLAGELTPTSGTVKVGGEIGYLPQGLTLDTGLRVDEALGVRAAREALHAVEAGSTDQRHFDAIGDDWDVEERARALLDRLGLRRLGLDRTTGELSGGEAVLLRLAALLLRRPDVLLLDEPTNNLDRAARERLYDTVAGWGGVMVIVSHDRELLQHVDQIAELRDGQVIWYGGNFAEYERTVAAQQETAERLLRHAEADVQRQKRDLVDARTRLERSASYGKKRSVTRNDPHIFAGKLKRQGQETAGRLQGMHTERLEEARRKLSAAEEAVRDDAEIRIDLPRTAVPAGRTVLTLERVRLPNGITAELDLRGPERIALVGRNGAGKTTLLRTVAGELAPLSGTITAPVSLRHLPQRLDLLDEKLTVVGNVKLFAPNAGDNAIRARLARFLFRGGRADQPAGTLSGGERFRATLAALLLADPPPQLLLLDEPTNNLDLASVRQLTQALAAYRGALIVASHDLPFLRGLGITRWLELDGELRTVDPM
- a CDS encoding S41 family peptidase, which encodes MGIGRRRPAGRTTRATGAAGAVRAAGVAAVALAVTAGTVGAAGAVGAAGAVGAAPDGDGDARRPGVDRLEGVWRTDGYGMIVEIRGTTFTTYDVTRISCTPGFYSGTQIGAPGRDGTVRYGQSGKAYASSSLTPRGRDRAVYSEDGAASTKDFTRLPGLPAQCRQPAPQDALATFDRFWATFEENYPFFAAKGVDWRAQGARARAGITSRTSTDDLQKIIVGLLEPLGDAHTALGRKRPGGGYDGVFGGLRPGTAEPTDDVREQAARAVAAQLLAPEQTFGRGLLGVGELPGGIGYLRVSAFDGYVDDGPYQDHAAELDKALDLLLAHPERLNGVVVDLRLNGGGSDQLGLRIASRLTDRPFLAYRKVARNDPADPSRFTRPQPSVVRPAAGSTRYTGPVALLTAGSTVSAGETFTQAMAERRPAPVRIGENTQGVFSDVMFKPLSADLVAVLPNEKFLTRSGSTFDGPGVPPNVRTPVFTPEELSQGRDSALTEARRLLSAGRTGATDTTDTADATDTTDITDATDATDATDATDATGASATAGAGAAAAPR
- a CDS encoding toxin Doc, producing the protein MLLPRVDLRWLLDIQELASPEDLSVRDYSALQAAVARHRVNTAQLGHEADPAWCAATLMHTIVLLRPLPLRNNLFACMATAAYMHAAGEGVDPPYGALVELARDIVEGRADVFAAADRIRSWRI
- a CDS encoding Pr6Pr family membrane protein; amino-acid sequence: MSVRTSPALWWRAGIVLSTALGLSLQTAPLVYFTVQSNVIVLGYFIGAVYWMLKRGTTDAPAPRLRGAATLYILITGLVSHILLEHGANPLPGLFDGPDKLQHWSSFFVHYVTPVLVIVDWLVFRPRNASSWRDIPLWLTFPLGYAALVLVRNALFSNYPLPYPYFFFDPTTKGYGYVWGQIALLTVEFVALAAVVVGLDRLGTLVRTRLGRDGTTPTGA
- a CDS encoding response regulator transcription factor, giving the protein MNGPRSTAGVDRGAAGAAGPVRVVIADDERLVRTGLRVVIDAEPDLTVVGEAADGAEVVPLVREQRPDVVLMDVRMPGIDGIRATEQLIGGMAEPPRILVVTTFEHDDHVYDALRAGAAGFLLKRARAEEMVQAVRLIARGDSLLFPAAVRDLALRYGAPSARDARPAPGRAAAPGRGRTPIERRTPIERLTEREGQVLRLMAAGLSNGEIAAKLVLSQETIKTHVAGVLAKLGARDRTQAVIAAYESGFVLPG